In Companilactobacillus allii, one genomic interval encodes:
- a CDS encoding ABC transporter ATP-binding protein: protein MLNVQHVSKSFGTLKALDDINFTVPNGHILGLIGQNGAGKSTTFHSILNFLHYDGEISWQNKPITESIFDQIGYLPEERSLMPKLTIEQQIVYLARLKDKPAKEIRPIIDSWLEKFAVKGNKKDKIKSLSKGNQQKVQLICTLIHDPKLIILDEPFSGLDPVNSDLLKQAILEAKQNGASIIFSSHDMENVEEICDSLVMLKNGRIVLDGTLDDVRDQFGKTRLFVTTDWTADKLSQLPHVDSVVQQSHNRYLLNLDDPKAGKEIFDLLTHGQYIEEFSQQPPTLNEIFRMEAGDNNE from the coding sequence ATGCTTAATGTACAACATGTGAGTAAGAGCTTTGGTACGTTAAAGGCGCTTGATGACATCAATTTCACAGTTCCAAACGGCCATATTTTAGGGCTGATTGGTCAAAATGGTGCTGGTAAATCTACAACATTTCATAGTATTTTGAATTTCTTACATTATGATGGGGAAATAAGTTGGCAAAATAAACCAATAACTGAGTCAATTTTTGACCAAATTGGTTACTTACCAGAAGAAAGAAGTTTGATGCCCAAGTTAACAATTGAGCAACAAATAGTGTACTTGGCACGCCTAAAAGATAAACCAGCTAAGGAAATTCGACCAATAATCGATAGTTGGTTGGAGAAGTTTGCAGTTAAAGGGAATAAAAAAGATAAGATAAAATCCTTGTCTAAAGGTAACCAACAAAAAGTACAACTGATCTGTACATTGATCCATGACCCTAAGTTGATAATATTGGACGAACCTTTCAGTGGCTTGGACCCAGTCAATTCAGATCTATTGAAACAAGCTATCCTAGAAGCTAAGCAAAATGGTGCTTCGATCATCTTCTCGAGTCATGATATGGAGAATGTCGAAGAGATATGTGATAGCTTGGTTATGCTCAAAAATGGAAGAATAGTTCTGGATGGAACACTTGATGATGTCCGTGACCAGTTTGGTAAGACTAGATTATTTGTCACTACAGATTGGACTGCAGACAAGTTATCACAGTTGCCACACGTTGATTCAGTCGTGCAACAATCGCACAATCGATACTTGTTGAATCTAGATGATCCAAAAGCCGGTAAAGAAATATTTGATCTACTAACGCATGGTCAATATATAGAAGAATTCAGTCAACAACCACCGACTTTGAATGAGATATTCCGTATGGAAGCCGGTGATAATAATGAATAA
- a CDS encoding ABC transporter permease, translated as MNKMWIVTFETYLRQVKSWSFVSLILGPFVIFAITIGAGYLSASSSSNSDKIAVFGQSELKTAFVKQNKSDIDTSITTTSKANKRIKADKLAGYLVLKTQDNQVKATYHGSSSISSSLKAKVMAFSTGVQQQVNYANAQLTSTQAKTLQTQPNFKEVIRKKTGTDNLAKMISFWIIVIMVYTILITYSSITAQEIASEKGTKIMEVIFSSTTAVKYFIGKVLGVLLVILTQILIYLVGGFGMFNYAKHASLTKGAIEQNKDLIGTILHNILSINLIYLLLGVVIYTILAALCGALVAKAEDASKAAQPVTMLSMVAFFITFPFQNNLGALPVKILSYVPFFSSYFMPMRIINDEASMVEVVISMGILVIAIFLMAYYIGKIYQGLMLQTDDSSFWKRLKRGISYSK; from the coding sequence ATGAATAAAATGTGGATCGTAACTTTTGAAACATATTTGAGACAAGTTAAGTCTTGGAGTTTTGTTTCGTTAATATTAGGACCATTTGTTATTTTTGCTATTACGATCGGTGCTGGATATTTGAGCGCTAGTAGTTCCAGCAATAGTGACAAAATTGCTGTATTTGGCCAGAGTGAGTTGAAAACAGCATTTGTTAAACAGAATAAATCTGATATTGATACAAGCATTACAACAACCTCAAAGGCTAATAAAAGAATCAAAGCTGATAAATTAGCAGGATATTTAGTTTTAAAGACGCAAGATAATCAAGTAAAAGCAACTTATCATGGCTCAAGTTCCATTTCTAGTAGTTTGAAGGCCAAAGTAATGGCATTTTCTACAGGCGTTCAGCAACAAGTTAATTACGCTAATGCACAATTAACTTCGACACAAGCCAAAACACTGCAAACTCAGCCAAACTTCAAAGAAGTGATACGTAAGAAGACAGGCACAGATAACTTGGCCAAGATGATTTCATTTTGGATCATCGTCATCATGGTCTACACGATCCTCATTACTTATTCTTCAATAACTGCCCAAGAAATTGCATCTGAAAAGGGTACTAAGATCATGGAAGTGATTTTCTCCAGTACTACTGCAGTTAAGTATTTCATTGGGAAAGTGCTGGGAGTTTTATTGGTGATTCTGACGCAGATATTGATCTATCTAGTTGGTGGATTTGGGATGTTCAATTATGCCAAGCACGCTAGCCTCACCAAGGGAGCAATAGAGCAGAATAAGGATCTCATTGGAACCATTCTTCATAATATTTTGAGTATCAATCTAATCTATTTGTTGCTGGGAGTGGTTATCTATACTATTCTTGCAGCACTCTGTGGTGCTCTAGTCGCAAAAGCAGAAGATGCATCAAAGGCAGCTCAGCCAGTGACAATGTTGAGTATGGTTGCGTTCTTTATTACGTTCCCGTTCCAGAATAATCTAGGCGCTTTGCCAGTTAAGATACTGTCCTACGTGCCATTTTTCTCATCATATTTCATGCCAATGAGGATTATCAATGATGAAGCATCAATGGTAGAAGTTGTTATCTCAATGGGTATCTTAGTTATTGCCATCTTCTTAATGGCATATTATATCGGTAAAATATATCAAGGATTGATGTTACAGACCGATGATTCGAGTTTTTGGAAAAGATTAAAACGTGGAATTTCTTATAGCAAGTAG
- a CDS encoding MIP/aquaporin family protein, with product MHYTLLTRCIAELIGTAIMVALGNGSVANVELKGTKGFHGGWILIGFGYGIGVMIPAMMFGPISGGQINPAMTLALAINSEFPWSEVLPYIIAQMIGAIIGQGLVVAAYKPYYNKTENVESILGTFSTIDAENSRLNGFINEFIGTFMLVFGAVALTSDHVDPRADFIGLGFLVMCLVISFGGPTGPALNPARDLGPRILHAILPFPHKGSCQWKYAWVPVVAPICGAIVAVQLYSAVF from the coding sequence ATGCACTATACGTTGTTAACACGCTGTATCGCAGAATTAATCGGAACTGCTATCATGGTAGCCTTAGGTAATGGTTCTGTCGCAAATGTTGAGTTAAAGGGGACCAAGGGCTTCCACGGTGGGTGGATCTTAATTGGATTTGGTTATGGTATCGGTGTTATGATTCCAGCCATGATGTTTGGTCCAATTTCAGGTGGCCAAATCAATCCAGCTATGACACTAGCACTAGCTATTAATAGTGAATTTCCATGGTCAGAGGTTCTACCTTATATAATTGCCCAAATGATTGGTGCAATTATTGGTCAAGGCTTAGTAGTTGCCGCATACAAACCTTATTACAATAAGACTGAGAACGTTGAATCAATTCTTGGAACTTTCTCTACTATTGATGCTGAAAACAGTCGTTTGAACGGATTTATTAATGAATTTATTGGTACTTTCATGCTTGTCTTCGGTGCAGTTGCACTTACGTCAGATCATGTTGATCCACGTGCTGACTTTATTGGTCTTGGATTCTTAGTTATGTGTTTGGTTATTTCATTCGGTGGTCCTACTGGTCCAGCTCTTAATCCAGCTCGTGACCTAGGTCCCAGAATCCTTCATGCAATATTACCATTCCCACACAAGGGTTCTTGTCAGTGGAAATACGCTTGGGTACCAGTTGTAGCACCTATCTGTGGTGCTATTGTCGCTGTCCAATTATACAGTGCCGTATTCTAG
- a CDS encoding D-2-hydroxyacid dehydrogenase, which translates to MKVLSLVNLTDHQKERIEKIPGVELAVISPKEVSAEDLLDVEVLYDWTNSLKTDILNSPSLNWVQVVRAGVDTLPLRELSEKGITLTTGSGANAINIAEQTIAYMLMLMRNMHLTVLQQANREWKDVEPYDEVYGKTVMIVGVGHIGSLIAQYAKALGMRTIGVRRSDQSDANIDEMIPMSDLKDGLKHANFVINALPDTPETSGLFNEELFEAMSKKAFYINIGRGKTTNMDDLVAALQERKIAGSALDVTTPEPLNADSPLWEMKNVIITPHNAGMSVHYGERAFGIFKRNLKSYVENGEVVENVVDFKEGY; encoded by the coding sequence ATGAAAGTTCTAAGCTTGGTTAATTTAACAGATCACCAGAAAGAAAGAATCGAAAAGATTCCTGGTGTCGAACTTGCAGTTATTTCACCTAAAGAAGTAAGTGCAGAAGATTTGTTGGATGTTGAGGTCTTGTATGATTGGACCAATTCTTTGAAAACTGATATTTTGAACAGTCCAAGTTTGAACTGGGTTCAAGTAGTCCGTGCAGGTGTAGATACTTTGCCACTTCGCGAATTATCCGAAAAGGGTATCACTTTGACAACTGGATCAGGAGCCAACGCTATCAATATTGCTGAACAAACAATTGCTTATATGTTGATGTTGATGCGTAACATGCACCTTACCGTATTACAACAGGCCAATAGAGAGTGGAAAGATGTTGAGCCTTACGATGAAGTTTACGGTAAAACCGTCATGATCGTAGGTGTTGGACATATTGGAAGTTTGATTGCACAATACGCCAAAGCACTAGGAATGAGAACAATCGGAGTACGCCGTTCCGACCAATCAGATGCAAATATTGACGAAATGATTCCAATGTCAGATTTGAAAGATGGACTAAAACACGCCAATTTTGTAATCAACGCCTTACCAGATACACCTGAGACAAGTGGATTGTTCAATGAAGAACTATTTGAAGCAATGTCCAAAAAAGCCTTTTATATCAATATTGGACGTGGAAAGACAACTAATATGGATGACCTAGTAGCTGCATTGCAAGAAAGAAAAATTGCAGGATCAGCATTAGATGTAACCACACCAGAACCATTGAATGCAGATAGCCCATTGTGGGAAATGAAGAACGTTATCATTACACCACATAACGCCGGCATGAGCGTACATTATGGAGAAAGAGCCTTTGGAATTTTCAAACGTAATTTAAAGTCATACGTTGAAAATGGTGAAGTCGTTGAGAACGTTGTAGATTTTAAAGAAGGATATTAA
- a CDS encoding L-lactate dehydrogenase, whose amino-acid sequence MRKFGVIGVGHVGVTVAYTLVTKGIADQLVLIDKNEDKAVAEQLDLEDCQARLDTTTQITIQDYSELADADVLFVTSGNIHALDDNSGNRWAEFEYTREIVKDIAPKISNSGFNGILVDTMNPCDAITQYLQESSGLSRNQCIATGTFLDTARMQRVVAEQFDTNSKNVNGYVLGEHGESQFVAWSTVTINNHPIEQYARERGMELDLDNLEAEIRHGGWAIHSGKGYTSFGIATCAVKLAQSMLSDSQLECPVSSYNEKYDTYLGQPAVVGSDGVEYTNDLKLTDEEEDKLQASADTIKEKFATL is encoded by the coding sequence ATGAGAAAATTTGGAGTTATTGGTGTTGGACATGTAGGAGTAACTGTAGCATATACTTTGGTTACAAAAGGTATTGCCGACCAGCTAGTTTTGATCGATAAAAATGAAGATAAGGCCGTCGCTGAACAACTGGACTTAGAGGATTGCCAAGCGAGACTGGACACCACGACACAGATCACAATCCAAGATTACAGTGAATTGGCTGATGCTGATGTTTTGTTTGTTACTTCAGGGAATATCCACGCTTTGGATGATAATTCCGGCAACCGCTGGGCTGAGTTTGAATATACACGTGAAATTGTAAAGGATATTGCCCCTAAGATCAGTAATTCTGGATTCAACGGAATTCTTGTGGATACAATGAACCCTTGTGACGCTATTACCCAATACTTGCAAGAATCATCTGGGCTATCAAGAAATCAGTGTATTGCCACAGGGACATTTCTTGATACTGCAAGAATGCAACGAGTTGTGGCCGAACAATTTGATACTAACTCAAAAAACGTTAATGGATATGTATTAGGTGAACATGGTGAGTCCCAATTTGTAGCGTGGTCAACTGTTACTATCAACAATCACCCTATTGAACAATATGCTAGAGAACGTGGCATGGAACTCGACTTAGATAATCTTGAAGCGGAGATTCGACATGGCGGATGGGCTATTCATTCTGGTAAGGGATACACTAGCTTTGGTATTGCCACTTGTGCTGTGAAGCTTGCTCAATCTATGTTGTCTGATTCTCAACTGGAATGTCCCGTTTCTTCTTATAATGAAAAATACGATACTTATCTTGGTCAGCCGGCAGTTGTTGGTAGTGATGGGGTTGAATATACTAACGACTTGAAATTGACTGATGAGGAGGAGGATAAGTTGCAGGCTTCTGCTGATACTATTAAGGAGAAGTTTGCTACTTTGTAG
- a CDS encoding glutamate-5-semialdehyde dehydrogenase, whose protein sequence is MTDLTEMGKYAKAASFDLGQIGTTQKNDALLKMADALINNSANIIAENKKDIIKATENGTAKAMIDRLLLDENRIIAMANGLKQVVTLPDPIGRIDRGWTTEAGLDIVQERVPLGVIGMIYEARPNVTVDAAGLCFKSGNAVILRGGKEAINSNIVLANTLRGALRKSGIDENSIQLISDTSHEVANEMMQLTDYIDVLIPRGSGKFIKMVVNTAKVPIIETGAGNCHIYVDSEADLDKALAIIINAKVQRPSVCNAAEKVVLHQDIAEKFLPRLYEALKKNGVQVRGDKGAVSIIPDIIPATELDWYTEYNDYIIAIKIVKDIDEAIKHINKYNTKHSESIITEDYSASRKFMKQIDAAVVYANASTRFTDGNEFGFGAEIGISTQKLHARGPMGANELTTTKYLVQGDGQIRK, encoded by the coding sequence ATGACTGATTTAACTGAAATGGGAAAATATGCAAAAGCTGCCTCTTTTGACCTCGGTCAAATTGGTACAACTCAAAAAAATGACGCACTATTAAAAATGGCCGACGCTTTGATCAATAACAGTGCCAACATAATCGCTGAAAATAAAAAAGATATTATCAAGGCTACAGAAAATGGTACAGCTAAGGCTATGATCGATCGTCTGCTACTCGATGAGAACAGAATCATTGCTATGGCAAATGGTCTTAAACAAGTTGTAACACTTCCTGATCCTATTGGAAGAATCGATCGTGGTTGGACTACTGAAGCTGGATTAGATATCGTTCAAGAGCGTGTTCCATTGGGCGTGATTGGGATGATCTATGAAGCTCGTCCTAATGTCACAGTTGATGCGGCCGGATTATGTTTTAAATCAGGTAATGCGGTTATTTTACGTGGTGGAAAAGAAGCAATCAATTCAAATATCGTTCTTGCTAACACACTACGTGGTGCTTTAAGGAAAAGTGGTATAGATGAGAATTCTATTCAGCTAATTTCAGATACTAGTCACGAGGTAGCTAATGAAATGATGCAATTGACTGACTATATCGATGTTTTGATTCCTAGAGGATCTGGGAAGTTCATTAAGATGGTCGTTAATACTGCGAAAGTGCCAATTATCGAAACTGGTGCTGGAAATTGTCATATCTACGTTGATTCAGAGGCTGATCTAGATAAGGCTTTGGCAATCATTATCAACGCAAAAGTTCAACGTCCTTCTGTTTGTAATGCTGCTGAAAAAGTAGTTTTACATCAAGATATTGCTGAAAAATTCTTACCTAGACTTTATGAAGCACTTAAAAAGAATGGAGTTCAGGTTCGTGGAGATAAGGGAGCTGTTTCCATCATCCCTGATATTATTCCTGCCACAGAATTGGATTGGTATACTGAATATAATGACTATATCATCGCTATCAAGATAGTTAAGGATATCGATGAAGCTATTAAACATATCAATAAATACAATACAAAACACAGTGAATCAATTATCACAGAGGATTATTCTGCCAGTCGTAAGTTTATGAAACAAATTGACGCTGCTGTAGTGTACGCTAATGCTTCAACTAGGTTCACTGATGGTAATGAGTTTGGGTTTGGTGCTGAAATTGGTATAAGTACTCAAAAGCTCCATGCTAGGGGTCCTATGGGCGCTAATGAATTGACTACTACCAAGTATCTGGTTCAAGGTGACGGTCAGATTCGTAAGTGA
- the proB gene encoding glutamate 5-kinase, which translates to MQNKRNLIADRIVIKVGTSTLIHQNSKVRLSVIDKLAHVLSTLKKDGKDVVLVSSGAIGAGMGVLHLGKRPVKISQQQAVSSIGQAELIQIYNEALHKYNMCAAQMLITKDVIDYPESHTNVMNSFQELLAMDNTIPIVNENDAVTVSEMDHLTKFGDNDQLSAIVTNLIDADLLIMLSDIDGFYNANPLKNPNARLISQIDHITPNIITAAGGHGTKFGTGGMTTKLKAAERILKHHQQMVLANGKDPEIIFNILSGDPIGTLFTTIK; encoded by the coding sequence ATGCAGAATAAACGAAATTTAATTGCAGACCGTATCGTGATAAAGGTCGGTACTAGCACTTTGATCCACCAAAATAGCAAGGTGCGATTGTCAGTGATCGACAAATTAGCACATGTCCTAAGTACTCTAAAAAAAGACGGTAAAGATGTCGTCTTGGTCTCATCCGGTGCTATCGGTGCTGGTATGGGCGTGTTACATTTGGGCAAGCGTCCAGTTAAGATATCTCAGCAACAAGCTGTCTCTTCGATTGGTCAAGCTGAATTGATTCAGATCTACAATGAAGCTCTCCACAAATACAATATGTGTGCTGCTCAAATGTTGATCACCAAGGACGTCATTGACTACCCTGAAAGTCACACTAATGTTATGAATAGTTTTCAAGAGCTTTTAGCGATGGACAACACTATCCCTATTGTTAATGAAAATGATGCCGTGACTGTTTCTGAGATGGATCATTTGACCAAGTTTGGTGACAACGACCAATTATCAGCCATCGTTACCAACTTGATCGACGCAGATCTGTTGATAATGTTGTCAGATATAGATGGCTTTTACAACGCCAATCCACTGAAGAATCCAAACGCCAGATTGATTTCACAAATTGACCACATCACACCCAATATCATCACTGCGGCCGGTGGTCACGGTACTAAGTTTGGGACTGGTGGAATGACTACTAAGTTGAAAGCTGCTGAACGTATTTTAAAGCATCATCAACAAATGGTCCTTGCCAACGGAAAAGACCCTGAAATCATCTTCAATATTTTGTCTGGGGATCCGATAGGAACCTTATTTACTACAATCAAATAG